DNA from Plasmodium yoelii strain 17X genome assembly, chromosome: 13:
taagctTAAAACGATTACTTtggtttattattttactttattatattttcgtcatatatttatttatatctattttttatatttatatttttttgcttttatttttaacttgTTTTTTTAACAAGTTTTTTGTGGATAACATACAAgctttcattttatttcaggaagattatatacaaaaaataaaaagtattTCCATACttactatatattttatatataataggaaataataatttatacaatttttatttaaaaaaatatttttcttcattataaAGTCCAATGAAATAGTTGCCATAAAGAGGATACTGCATACAGCGCAACACGCGCATATTTTTCCTCTATATATAGCATTTAATTCAAGAgctatatttgtatataccATAAGGAGAATTCCAAAACTCCCTTTTTCGTGGAGTTAATATTTAAGATGTATGTCTGTAATAAATTTActtatatttgtttcttttttttatgactTTTTCCTCGTTTTTTGTGaattatgtatacatattaaaagaataaaaaacgAAGACCAATtcagttttttttattacatctAACAAGATACacaaagaaaaaattatacatacaATATAcgtgtatacatatataagcatatatataaatacgcTAGGCACAtgcattttcttcatcacgAAAAACGTGTGCCTTCTATCTCCAAAACGAAAAAATGTCGATAAAACTTCGAGAGCTAATCCGAAATATTCGAAACTGCAAAACTGCAGCTGAGGAGCGGTCAGTAGTAGCAAAAGAATGTGCTTTGATAAGAACTGCATTTAAGGAAGAAGATAACATATATAGGCATAGAAATGTAGcaaaattactatttataaatatgttaggATACCCTACACATTTTGGACAAATAGAatgtttaaaattaatagcatcaaataaattttcatataaaaGAATTGGGTATCTAGGTTTAACAATATTATTAGATGAAAATACAGATATATTAATGTTAGTGACAAattcaataaaaaatgatcTAAGGAGTAGTAATCAATATATTAATGGTTTAGCTTTATGTGCTCTTGGGAATATTGCAAACAGTGAAATGTGCTGTTCACTAAGACAAGAGATATTAgatttaatgaatataaataatccttatataaaaaaaaaagcagcTATGTGTGCTATCcgtatattaaaaaaaacaaatgatatagaagaattatttatagataaaataaataatttattagaaGATAGAAATCATAGCGTTATAAGCGCAGGAATAACATTAATGATATCACTAATTGAAAAAAAGGcacaatttaaaaatgtattaaaagtACATACgaataaaattgtaaaaatattaaaaagttGTATTGTTTCTGGATATTCACATGGTGCTGAATATGACATATATGGCATTAATGATCCATTTCTTCAAGTTAAAattctaaaattattaaaatatctAAACTCAGATGTGGGTTCTATTATTAATCATTCAAATAAATCATACAGCATGtcacataataatagtagCAATATCAATTTAGATAACAACACAAGCATACATGATGCTAAATCCATAAGTGAAAGAAATTCAAGTTTTAATGAAACGaactataataataataataatttaataccAGGGCAAGAATCTATAACAGAAAatactaataataatgtaGATGGACGAGAAAAAACATATggtgataaaaatgataatgacAATTTGTATGATATGGAGGAAGTAAATTCGGTATTAGCCCAGGTAGCCACAAATACAGATACCATGAAAAATGTAGGAAATGCTATTCTATATGAATGTGTAAAAacaattacatatatttctaCCGATCCTGGTTTACTAGTATTAGCAGTAAATGTTTTAGGTAAATTTTTACAAAACAcagataataatataagatATGTTGGTTTATGTACattacaaaaattattaaaaaaggaCCCTAAAactttacatatatatagaaatacTATTATAGAATGCTTGAAAGATCCCGATATTAGTATAAGGAAAAAAGCCTTAGATGTAGCATTTGCTCTTATAACTAAAGattcattaaaaattatgatcaaagaattattaaattatttattagttgcagatatggaaataaaaagCGATATTGTATCAAATATATGTGTTAGCATAAATAACTATGCACCTAACATGCAATATCTATTTGATAcgtatattaaaatattttgtttagcTGGTAATTTTATACAAGATCATATAAAAGATGACTTTATATATTACCTATTACAAAATAGCGAATATCATTcttatgttatatttaaaatatttttttctattaaagAAAATTTAGATCAATATGCATTAGTACAAGTCGGGGTTTGGTGCATTGGTGAGTTAGGTGATTTGTTAGTAAAAGAAAAACATATCGGACCAGATGAACAAGTAATAACTGTAATTCATGAAGATGTATTTGATTTACttgaaaaaattgtaaaaacgTATGAAGacaataaaattaaagaattacataatattaatataaaagatCCAATAcacaatatattatataataaaaatagcgGTAGTAATCGATCTTTTGGCGTTTTAGGATGTAGTATAAATAATTCGCTTTCATCAAATGCTATTgacaatgataataatgcCAATATTTGTTGTAACATAAAtgaaaacaataataatgatgataataataatataataatgcaatATGTGTTAATGTGCTTAAATAAGCTCACTGTTCGTTTTCCTACtcataaaaacaaaatagaaaaactaataaataaatataaacaaaataagtGTGTTGAAATTCAACAAAGAGCATGCGAATTTTCAAAACTTATGAGTTCAGAATGGGATAGTATTCGAGAATCTATATTACTACCTATACCACCATGCAATAAAAATGctaatagaaaaaaacataGAAAAGTAGATGATGCTGATGAATCGATTTGCTCAGATGGTGCTGGTCACATGTCTCATTATATTTcgaatgaaaataattatccCGAAACAAATGATCCACAATCGcaatataataacaatgaTGCCAATATTGATTTGTTAGACCTTGATGATGTTCTAGGTATACAAAATGATATGCCCAATACTACTATAAATAATtctgataaaaaaaatattaatttaaataatacttCTGATATACTAACAAATAATTCAAATTGGCGTCCAacatttaataaaaacaataggATTGAATCATCATcctataataataaaaatggatcAATCATAGAAAATGATCCATTAAATCTAAATGATATATCAATAAATTCTAAGCCCCCTGTAGATATATccaattataatattaataatgtaaCTGCtgtgaataaaaaaaatgaagatatttTGGTTGATCTTTTCGGAAATATTTCTATAGAGGAGCCTAAAACAGATTTGCATAATATTGACATAAACAAAGAAGGTAAGAAATATTATGAACTATGCATCAAATTTTGGAAATTTTCTTCAATCGACAATGTTATAAGTTTCATTTTTGAGTTTTTACGCTCACAAAAATTTATCCATCTTTATCTTCTAtctatatattcatatatttctatGTTTTTTTGATACAGGCACAAATTCTTTAAATCTCTTATTGGATGATATTGAACCtatggaaaaaaatgatgtgTTTGATGTAAGCAAGATGCATATTTTATCATCTATGTGATTCAAAATGAGCAAGTGTGCATATATGCAGAATGTTTTAATTGTAAAAAAGGCGAATAATACTACttgatataatttatatttcatatatgcTTATTTTCTTAATTTCATGCTTTGTTATTATACTTTGCACAAATTTCTACTTTTCGCAGCTAAAATTAATTGATACAAACCCCgaagaaaaaatatgtgaGATCGCACCAATGAAATTATacgataaaaatgatattgaAATAAAATTCTTCTTTAAAAAAGAAAGTTTAGATTCAGAAAAAACTACAATCAATGCTACCTATTCGAATAAATCCGATACTCCCATATCTTCCTTTGTTTTTGAagtaagaaaataaatattatatatatccacTTAGATGCTCATTGTATAACTTTCTTTTCAGTGTAAAATTGTACTATCATAAagtttttttacatttaaaaaaattctaTTGTATTTTTTGCATTTATTATAGGCTATTGTTCCGAATTATGtgaaaatggaaatatttGCAGCTTCGTCTAACGAATTGTTACCCTTTgagcaaaataaaataacacaagaattgaaaattattaatagtttatttaaaaagaaaCCTGTTCTTATGAAAGTCAGATTGtcttatttaaaaaataatgaaaagtTTCAGGATTTTATTAATGTAGGAAATTTTCCAGATGTTTTATAAAAggaattaaaacaaataaatatatttattgctATAATGATGAATTttcttttacatttttttaaagatacaaatgtaaatacgccacatatatatatgtatatgtggATGCATAATGACAATGATAaagattttttttgtatttcaccttttttacatttttcatGCTTACGTATATAATTCATTGGATGttcatacatacatacataccatattttttttaaatagaaataatttacaataatatttatttgaataaaacataatctccgtctttaaaaaaatataataaacaatTAAAATTACATTGTTAAATAGCaactattaatattttaaattttgataaaattcaaaaatataatcgttaacatttttttaattatctACATATATTTTCCTAATTATACTTTGTCACTTTAAAGGATGTGGAGCAAAAAAttgaaatttaaaaaaagtaagTTTGTAGGATAAAATACacttaataaaattatgacaaaaaaaattgtaagaTAATGATGTAAacaaaagaataaaaatgaaatagcAAAATCAAATAAGGCAAATTGAGAGAAAATGCATAGGGCCCCATAGCCCAGCGTCCTCACTTTTATTATAGCAACATGGCGGGATAAATAAAGGAAAGAAAGAAAACCCATACAGCGAGggcaaaaataaaaaaaactcTGAGTCCGCCCCAGAAGGGTTtgtatatatcattaaatcCAATAGAGTACGCAAAATCGTTCCAATCTCTTCCATTTTTAGGGGTTCTTAAGTACGGATTTCTATTTGGTTCACTTCGTCCTAATCCAGATGGTTTTATATTTGCTTTGCTTTGAGGAATAAATTGAACAGTCACTTGTATAGTTCCACTACAATTATTATCACCATTGGTATTATCACcaaagtttttttttcttaatttaAGTTCAGCATCTAGCTCAAATTTATTTACGACTTGTAATactttatgtatatatttagataGTTCTAAATTTACTTCTCCTAAAAACTGGCTAGTACCAACATTACTATTATTGTAAACAGCTAGTTGTAAAAAACAGGTATTTAATGGGTGGGTAATATTTGGGTAAACCATTCTCCAATTAAATATAGCGTCACCCGTTTTACAATTATAATGCACATCTGTTGTTTGTGTAATTGGGTTCTTTCCATTATAATTTACACAATCTAATTCAGATGTAACAACTAAATCAAatgttttatttgtattttccccatttaataaaatgttgcATCTCCATATGATTATTCTTATTTCGACTTCAGAAATCTTTGGTGGTTCCATTTTGTGAATAGGGATTTTTGCTGCCTCTTCATAGCTCATAATTTCGACCCACATTTCAAGCAATCCATTATTAGAAATAGACTTAGAATTATTTATACCGtatgatgaaaaattattaccaTTGTAATATTGGTTGTTTGAGTATCCATTCATTATGTTAAAATTAACtaaatttgtaaaaatatcaaaaaaggaaaaaatattattccaGGTGTTTAATTTGTTATACATATTACTACCACCATTGATACTATTTTTAATGAGGTTttgatttttaaaataattattgtaTAATGGTCTATATTCTATAGGtactttgttttttttcatcatatgtCTCCATTCTTTGCTCATCCATCTATCGAATAAATTAATTTCTGTCGAcccaatatatatatcatttatttgCTTATCATAATTAGACTCAGCACTATAAACAGATATAGTTAATATTTCATCCTCTGGAAATATTGCTTCACTTTCCCATAGGTATGAAAAGTTTGGATTTGGATTATCTTCTTTGTATGAATTTCTTAGATTAGTTGTTTTTTCTCCtaatgaaaatgttaaatatggGTTGCAACTACATTCACTATTTACCCCGTTTATTCCAATACCTCTTATTACATATACtcttatttttaaatataatggaATTTTATTGGCTCCTCTAAATTTATTTCTAAATGTATTTTGGTTgtttat
Protein-coding regions in this window:
- a CDS encoding adapter protein complex 1 gamma 1 subunit → MSIKLRELIRNIRNCKTAAEERSVVAKECALIRTAFKEEDNIYRHRNVAKLLFINMLGYPTHFGQIECLKLIASNKFSYKRIGYLGLTILLDENTDILMLVTNSIKNDLRSSNQYINGLALCALGNIANSEMCCSLRQEILDLMNINNPYIKKKAAMCAIRILKKTNDIEELFIDKINNLLEDRNHSVISAGITLMISLIEKKAQFKNVLKVHTNKIVKILKSCIVSGYSHGAEYDIYGINDPFLQVKILKLLKYLNSDVGSIINHSNKSYSMSHNNSSNINLDNNTSIHDAKSISERNSSFNETNYNNNNNLIPGQESITENTNNNVDGREKTYGDKNDNDNLYDMEEVNSVLAQVATNTDTMKNVGNAILYECVKTITYISTDPGLLVLAVNVLGKFLQNTDNNIRYVGLCTLQKLLKKDPKTLHIYRNTIIECLKDPDISIRKKALDVAFALITKDSLKIMIKELLNYLLVADMEIKSDIVSNICVSINNYAPNMQYLFDTYIKIFCLAGNFIQDHIKDDFIYYLLQNSEYHSYVIFKIFFSIKENLDQYALVQVGVWCIGELGDLLVKEKHIGPDEQVITVIHEDVFDLLEKIVKTYEDNKIKELHNINIKDPIHNILYNKNSGSNRSFGVLGCSINNSLSSNAIDNDNNANICCNINENNNNDDNNNIIMQYVLMCLNKLTVRFPTHKNKIEKLINKYKQNKCVEIQQRACEFSKLMSSEWDSIRESILLPIPPCNKNANRKKHRKVDDADESICSDGAGHMSHYISNENNYPETNDPQSQYNNNDANIDLLDLDDVLGIQNDMPNTTINNSDKKNINLNNTSDILTNNSNWRPTFNKNNRIESSSYNNKNGSIIENDPLNLNDISINSKPPVDISNYNINNVTAVNKKNEDILVDLFGNISIEEPKTDLHNIDINKEGTNSLNLLLDDIEPMEKNDVFDLKLIDTNPEEKICEIAPMKLYDKNDIEIKFFFKKESLDSEKTTINATYSNKSDTPISSFVFEAIVPNYVKMEIFAASSNELLPFEQNKITQELKIINSLFKKKPVLMKVRLSYLKNNEKFQDFINVGNFPDVL